GGCGACCTCGCTTTCCCTTTCTCTTCGGGATTTCGACTTTTGGATCTTCCAGCCATACTCTCGTGTCGCTGGGAACGTCTGCGATGTAGAGGAAGCCTTCGCTATCGAGGCTGTCAAGGAACCATGGCTGCTGTCCGTAGAAGCAGTCCATCCCCACCCATGCGAAGGGAAAGCCTCGCTCCTTGGCCTTTAACAGCATCTCTAATCCCAGCTCTGCCTTTGTTTTGAATGTAATCTCCGGTGGCACACCACACTTCCTTCTGCGAACCGGGTCGTTTGCCCAGTCATCAGGGAGATATAATCGCTTGTCTATCAACGTCCGACGGTTCCAGAATGCGTATCCCAAGAATACACCCACCTGACAGTTCTTCACCTTTCCAAGGCAGCCACAGTGTTGCCGCTTTACTCCCACAGAGTTCTCGCCGTCCTTAGGGAACCCTGATTCATCGAGGTGAACGGAACCATGGATAGGGTTCCCTATCAACTCACTGACTTGCCTCTGAAGCTCGTTAATAACACCTTCCTCGTCCCATTGCGAATTGGAGATGAAATGCTGAAGTGATTGGTGATCACAATCGGGAACAACCTTTTCGATATTCGTCATGTTTCCACGCTCATTTAACACTATTTGCCCTTGTAGATATCGAAGTGCCTGTTTTATCGAATTTCGCGTTTTATTCCTGAAAAAATCGCTGAAGGAAATACAAAAAACTTTTAACTCCTCTGTAACTGCCCCTAAATCACAAAGAGACAATTTCATGAGCATATTACTTCATTCTTGATAGAGGCTATATTTATTTAAAGGATTTTATAAAAGTAATTTGACAAAGTCAAGTTTAATTTAGCCACAAACAATCTGCGATACCGGACAACCTGAATAGCAATTTTCACGGGATTAAAAGGAGAATAGATATCAATCTTCGAAATCTTGAGATAGTCCAAACTAAGCGTGCTTAGATTGCGTGGAGATCATCAAGATATTCTTAGTTTGGTTTGCTCTTCCTCTTATGGTGAGACTTCCTTGCGGATTCCCTCGCTTTATGCTTCCGCTTAACGATCTTAAGTATCTCCTTCTTTGTTATTCTCCTCTTTGGCAATATCACTTCCAGAATCTCTCTGACATCCTGTATCGTCAGCATTGGGGCTTTGTCTTTCCATTTCACTTGCA
The DNA window shown above is from Actinomycetota bacterium and carries:
- a CDS encoding IS701 family transposase; this translates as SNASPNTKMSRLAEMSCSRYWMERALEDAKGEVGMADYEVRGWLGWHHHMTMVLLAMLFLLTLQVKWKDKAPMLTIQDVREILEVILPKRRITKKEILKIVKRKHKARESARKSHHKRKSKPN
- a CDS encoding IS701 family transposase, with the translated sequence MLMKLSLCDLGAVTEELKVFCISFSDFFRNKTRNSIKQALRYLQGQIVLNERGNMTNIEKVVPDCDHQSLQHFISNSQWDEEGVINELQRQVSELIGNPIHGSVHLDESGFPKDGENSVGVKRQHCGCLGKVKNCQVGVFLGYAFWNRRTLIDKRLYLPDDWANDPVRRRKCGVPPEITFKTKAELGLEMLLKAKERGFPFAWVGMDCFYGQQPWFLDSLDSEGFLYIADVPSDTRVWLEDPKVEIPKRKGKRGRHPTRKQLVEGEPEPLEVRKIVEELPDDAWEHTFLRDTERKELWCDMACLRVHQVRDGLPGPESWLILRKGDNGEEKYQFSNASPNTKMSRLAEMSCS